Proteins found in one Palaeococcus ferrophilus DSM 13482 genomic segment:
- a CDS encoding TRAM domain-containing protein, whose product MYGSGFDRGFEAPVKVGERYTVKIESIGQGGDGIARIQGFVVFVPNTKVGQEVDIVINSVKRRFAFAEVI is encoded by the coding sequence ATGTACGGTAGTGGATTCGATAGAGGTTTTGAGGCGCCGGTTAAGGTCGGGGAGAGGTACACTGTTAAAATAGAGAGCATTGGCCAGGGTGGCGATGGAATCGCCAGGATACAGGGTTTTGTTGTCTTCGTGCCGAACACCAAGGTCGGCCAGGAAGTTGATATCGTAATCAACTCGGTCAAGAGAAGGTTCGCCTTCGCCGAAGTTATCTGA
- a CDS encoding NTPase produces the protein MRIFVTGKPGVGKTTLALRAWERFKGDARIAGFVTEEVRERGRRVGFRIRALDTGEEGWLARVGKGDVMVGRYAVNLEDLERVGVSALRRALNSELAIVDEIGAMEMKSRAFAEALDELLRSDVPLLATVHRRFAHQFRNYGELYTLTIENRENLTLEILEKLQQHLGR, from the coding sequence ATGAGGATTTTTGTCACGGGAAAGCCGGGCGTTGGGAAGACCACACTGGCCCTCAGGGCGTGGGAGAGGTTTAAAGGGGACGCCAGAATCGCTGGCTTCGTGACGGAGGAAGTCAGGGAGCGCGGGAGAAGGGTGGGCTTCAGGATAAGGGCCCTCGACACGGGTGAGGAGGGCTGGCTGGCCCGCGTTGGGAAGGGCGATGTCATGGTGGGGCGCTACGCCGTAAACTTGGAAGACCTCGAGCGCGTTGGCGTTTCCGCCCTCAGGCGCGCTTTGAACTCCGAGCTGGCGATAGTTGACGAGATAGGGGCTATGGAGATGAAGAGTCGAGCGTTCGCGGAGGCCCTTGATGAGCTTCTCCGGAGCGATGTACCTCTCTTAGCGACCGTCCACAGACGCTTTGCACACCAGTTTAGGAATTACGGGGAGCTCTACACATTAACCATCGAGAACAGGGAGAACCTAACCCTGGAAATCCTCGAAAAACTTCAGCAGCACCTGGGGCGCTGA
- a CDS encoding DEAD/DEAH box helicase — protein MHPRLEAVLRERFELNELQLKAFDAVSSGKSVLVVSPTGSGKTEAAFLPVLNAILEENLPPIAALYIAPIKALNRDLLERLRWWGERTGIGVEVRHGDTSAYAKAKQVKNPPHVLIITPETLGILLVMKSMRKHLANVRFVIVDEIVELVDSKRGAQLSLALERLAKRANFQRIGLSATVGNEGEIKDWLKADTIVKPEMRKAYHVHVLYPEPEEGDFELARALKVSPEVAARLRTVWEVVEEHGKGLIFTNTRQFAEILAHRLKAWGKPVEVHHGSLAKEARIRAEKALKEGKVRALVCTSSMELGIDIGDVDVVVQYMSPRQVNRLVQRMGRSRHRLGEVSEGYVIATNPEDYLESLVIARRAVKGLYEPVRPYENALDVLAHFTVGSLMEEKKLLPEEVYSLAKGSYPYRNLSEEDFSAVVKLLESARLVGIDEVTGSLYLRRGAFKYYYENLSTIPDEISYRVLDASSGHVVGRLDESFVMDLEDGMEFIMHGRSWILLSIDEEARLIKAKESRSLESAVPSWEGEMIPVPFEVALETGKLKRELIYNETLATRFLKGVNFREEELERVLKVLRGQEPLSTDRDIGVESLPKGLVIHADFGNRVNETIGRFLWAFLSSKYGKVFTLKGQGHAIVFKTPFQLNPAEVASLLRTSPEALEFIVGRAVRESNVYRWRMLNVAKRFGALRRDAKIRRVDRLFEGTVVEKETLNELFHDKLDIGGAERVLKLLGEGMLRVKTKLAREPSPLAKLNLSVGGEFLVTGELERDEVLELFRKRLEESEVVLLCTNCGWNARTRVGRLRSRLDDWRCPKCGSLMLAVAHPIDAELFVKAVKKMKKKEKLEKEEEKAYRKLIKASDLIQSYGWEAILALSAYGVGPDTAARLLGQYRGEALLVALLEAERTFIRTRRFWEVKE, from the coding sequence ATGCACCCGAGACTTGAGGCAGTTCTGAGGGAGCGCTTTGAGCTCAACGAGCTCCAGCTGAAGGCTTTTGATGCGGTTAGCTCCGGAAAGAGCGTTCTCGTGGTTTCTCCCACGGGGAGCGGGAAGACGGAAGCGGCTTTTCTCCCTGTTTTGAACGCCATCCTTGAGGAGAACCTCCCGCCCATAGCGGCCCTCTACATAGCCCCCATAAAGGCCCTCAACAGGGACCTCCTCGAGAGGCTCCGCTGGTGGGGGGAGAGGACGGGGATCGGCGTTGAGGTGAGGCACGGGGACACCTCCGCCTACGCGAAGGCAAAGCAGGTGAAGAACCCTCCCCATGTGCTCATCATAACCCCCGAGACGCTTGGCATACTACTCGTCATGAAGTCCATGAGGAAGCACCTCGCCAACGTACGGTTCGTGATTGTAGATGAGATAGTCGAGCTCGTGGATAGTAAGAGGGGCGCGCAGCTCAGTCTCGCCCTAGAGAGGCTCGCAAAGAGGGCCAACTTCCAGAGGATAGGCCTTAGCGCAACCGTCGGCAACGAGGGGGAGATAAAGGACTGGCTTAAGGCTGACACCATAGTCAAGCCGGAAATGAGGAAGGCCTACCACGTCCACGTGCTCTATCCGGAACCGGAAGAGGGGGATTTTGAGCTCGCGAGGGCATTAAAGGTTAGCCCCGAGGTCGCGGCGAGGCTCAGAACCGTGTGGGAGGTGGTGGAGGAGCACGGAAAGGGGTTAATATTCACGAACACACGCCAGTTCGCGGAGATACTCGCCCACCGACTGAAGGCCTGGGGGAAGCCGGTTGAAGTCCACCACGGCTCCCTCGCAAAGGAGGCGCGCATAAGGGCCGAAAAAGCGCTCAAAGAAGGGAAGGTAAGGGCGCTCGTGTGCACATCCTCCATGGAGCTCGGCATTGACATAGGGGATGTGGACGTTGTCGTGCAGTACATGAGCCCCCGCCAGGTGAACAGGCTTGTCCAGAGGATGGGGCGCTCGCGCCACAGGCTCGGGGAGGTGAGCGAGGGCTACGTAATAGCGACCAACCCTGAGGACTACCTCGAGAGCCTCGTGATAGCGCGGAGGGCGGTTAAGGGCCTCTACGAGCCCGTGAGACCCTACGAGAACGCCCTCGACGTGCTTGCGCACTTCACGGTGGGCTCCCTCATGGAGGAGAAAAAACTTCTGCCCGAGGAGGTCTATTCCCTCGCGAAGGGTTCGTACCCCTACAGGAACCTCTCGGAGGAGGACTTCAGCGCCGTGGTGAAGCTCCTCGAGAGCGCCCGGCTGGTGGGGATTGACGAGGTGACGGGGAGCCTCTACCTCCGGAGGGGCGCCTTCAAGTACTACTACGAGAACCTCTCCACGATTCCCGATGAGATATCCTACCGCGTCCTCGATGCCTCGAGCGGCCACGTAGTTGGAAGACTTGACGAGAGCTTCGTGATGGACCTGGAGGACGGCATGGAGTTCATAATGCACGGAAGGAGCTGGATTCTCCTTTCCATAGACGAGGAGGCGAGGCTCATAAAGGCGAAGGAGAGCAGGAGCCTGGAGAGCGCGGTCCCCAGCTGGGAGGGGGAGATGATTCCCGTCCCCTTCGAGGTGGCGCTCGAGACCGGTAAGCTCAAGAGGGAGCTGATTTACAACGAAACGCTCGCGACGCGCTTCCTGAAGGGGGTGAACTTCAGGGAGGAGGAGCTCGAGAGGGTTCTGAAGGTTTTAAGGGGGCAGGAGCCCCTCTCCACGGACAGGGACATAGGTGTGGAAAGCCTTCCAAAGGGCCTGGTTATCCACGCGGATTTCGGGAACAGGGTAAACGAGACCATCGGGAGGTTTCTATGGGCGTTCCTGAGCTCGAAGTACGGGAAGGTGTTCACGCTCAAGGGACAGGGACACGCCATAGTATTCAAAACGCCCTTCCAGCTGAATCCAGCGGAGGTGGCCTCGCTCCTGAGAACGAGCCCCGAGGCCCTTGAGTTTATAGTCGGTAGAGCGGTTCGGGAGAGCAACGTCTACCGCTGGAGGATGCTCAACGTGGCGAAGCGCTTCGGGGCCCTGCGGAGGGACGCGAAGATAAGGCGGGTTGACAGGCTCTTCGAGGGCACCGTGGTGGAGAAGGAGACGCTGAACGAGCTCTTCCACGACAAGCTCGACATAGGGGGCGCGGAGAGAGTGCTCAAACTCCTCGGGGAGGGGATGCTCCGGGTGAAGACGAAGCTCGCTAGGGAGCCCTCTCCATTAGCTAAGCTGAACCTCTCAGTTGGGGGCGAGTTCCTAGTCACGGGGGAGCTTGAGAGGGACGAGGTGCTCGAGCTGTTCAGGAAGCGCCTCGAGGAGAGCGAGGTGGTTCTCCTCTGCACCAACTGCGGCTGGAACGCGAGAACGAGGGTGGGGAGGCTCAGGTCGCGCCTCGACGACTGGAGGTGCCCGAAGTGCGGTTCCCTCATGCTCGCCGTGGCGCACCCCATAGATGCCGAACTCTTCGTGAAGGCCGTGAAAAAGATGAAGAAAAAGGAAAAACTCGAGAAGGAGGAAGAGAAGGCCTACAGGAAGCTGATAAAGGCGAGCGACCTAATCCAGAGCTACGGGTGGGAGGCGATACTGGCTTTGAGCGCCTACGGGGTCGGCCCCGATACCGCCGCCAGGCTCCTCGGGCAGTACCGGGGTGAGGCGCTCCTCGTGGCCCTCCTCGAGGCGGAGAGGACTTTCATAAGGACGCGCCGCTTCTGGGAGGTGAAGGAATGA
- a CDS encoding undecaprenyl-diphosphate phosphatase → MDYATAALMGLLQGVTEWLPISSSGQTMLAMMNFLDIPPGEAYSLAMTLHLGTLMALLWKFRFDLGEIFLRLIRFRVGEEERFLVYSTLFTALVGYPAYKALTTRLEGMNLELANALIGVLLIFTGFFLHRTKEHPVVKKEREAGIRSDSEVGIAEAIAAGIAQGIAVLPGVSRSGMTVGTLLLFGTEQRKALRLSFLMAVPAILGALFLEMPKEPLPLDLSLVAVLTSFVVSLASLEVMLKLAEKLDFSKFCFLFGGIALIAGLMGVLM, encoded by the coding sequence ATGGACTACGCAACGGCTGCACTGATGGGTCTGCTCCAGGGCGTAACGGAGTGGTTGCCAATAAGCAGTTCGGGGCAGACTATGCTCGCCATGATGAACTTTCTTGATATTCCTCCCGGGGAGGCCTATTCCCTCGCGATGACACTTCATCTCGGCACCCTTATGGCCCTCCTCTGGAAGTTCCGCTTCGACCTCGGTGAGATATTCCTCCGCCTTATCCGCTTTAGGGTGGGTGAGGAGGAGAGGTTTCTCGTTTACTCTACGCTCTTTACCGCCCTCGTCGGCTATCCGGCCTATAAGGCCCTCACCACAAGGCTCGAAGGCATGAACCTCGAGCTTGCGAACGCTCTCATCGGGGTTCTTCTTATCTTCACGGGCTTCTTCCTCCACAGGACGAAGGAGCACCCGGTGGTGAAAAAGGAGCGGGAAGCGGGCATCAGGAGCGATAGTGAGGTGGGCATAGCCGAGGCAATAGCGGCGGGGATAGCCCAGGGAATAGCGGTTCTACCGGGAGTTTCACGCTCTGGAATGACCGTTGGAACACTTCTCCTCTTCGGCACGGAGCAGAGAAAGGCGTTGAGGCTGAGCTTTTTGATGGCGGTTCCAGCGATACTGGGCGCGCTGTTCCTCGAGATGCCGAAGGAGCCCCTCCCCCTCGACCTCTCGCTCGTGGCCGTTCTGACGTCCTTCGTGGTGAGCCTCGCATCACTTGAGGTCATGCTCAAGCTGGCCGAGAAGCTCGACTTCTCGAAGTTCTGCTTCCTGTTCGGTGGAATCGCCTTGATAGCGGGTTTAATGGGGGTGTTGATGTGA
- the glmU gene encoding bifunctional sugar-1-phosphate nucleotidylyltransferase/acetyltransferase, producing the protein MKAVVLAAGKGERLRPLTDDRPKVTLKVANRPIIEYVLENLYPFVDEFILVVRYKKEVLMKILGDEFHGKPVTYVEQKEGEGTARAIGSAREFVDEEFIAVNGDIYFERDAVKELLRAFKGADAALVVKEFDDLSHFGMVEVEEGFVRTIKEKPGPVRGYANLGVYLFKPEIFEFIERTPLSERGEYEITDTLSLYISAGHKVGAAVYPGYWNDIGRPWNLLELNEYLLKTKLEHRIEGLVEEGATVIPPVGIGKGTVVRSGAYIVGPVKIGEDSKIGPNCFIRPYTSIGNHCHIGNAVEVKNSIIMDRSNAPHLNYVGDSIIGENSNLGAGTITANLRHDNGHVRVEIKGRLEDSGRRKLGAIIGHNVKVGINVTIYPGRKIGSNSFVGPGVVVDRNVPPNSLVVVRQEKEVVER; encoded by the coding sequence GTGAAGGCCGTTGTCCTTGCCGCAGGAAAGGGTGAAAGGTTGAGGCCCCTTACCGATGACAGGCCCAAGGTGACCCTAAAAGTAGCCAACAGGCCAATAATCGAGTACGTTCTCGAGAACCTCTACCCCTTCGTTGATGAGTTCATCCTCGTGGTGCGTTACAAAAAGGAAGTGCTTATGAAGATCCTCGGCGACGAGTTCCATGGGAAGCCGGTAACCTACGTGGAGCAGAAGGAGGGTGAGGGAACGGCGAGGGCGATAGGCTCCGCCCGGGAGTTCGTTGATGAAGAGTTCATAGCCGTCAACGGGGACATATACTTTGAGCGCGACGCCGTGAAGGAACTCCTCAGGGCATTCAAAGGCGCCGACGCCGCCCTCGTGGTTAAGGAATTCGACGACCTGAGCCACTTTGGCATGGTCGAGGTGGAGGAGGGCTTCGTCAGGACCATAAAGGAGAAACCCGGTCCCGTCAGGGGCTACGCCAACCTCGGGGTATACCTCTTCAAACCCGAAATCTTTGAGTTCATCGAGAGAACCCCCCTGAGCGAGCGCGGGGAGTACGAGATAACCGACACGCTTTCCCTCTACATCTCCGCGGGGCATAAGGTCGGTGCGGCTGTCTATCCCGGTTACTGGAACGATATCGGCAGGCCCTGGAACCTCCTCGAGCTCAACGAGTACCTCCTTAAAACGAAGCTCGAGCACAGGATAGAGGGACTCGTGGAGGAGGGGGCGACGGTAATCCCGCCGGTGGGGATAGGTAAGGGTACCGTGGTGAGGAGCGGGGCCTACATAGTCGGGCCGGTAAAAATAGGTGAAGACTCAAAAATCGGTCCGAACTGCTTCATAAGGCCATACACGAGCATAGGGAACCACTGTCACATCGGAAACGCCGTCGAGGTGAAGAACTCCATAATAATGGACCGCTCCAACGCCCCCCACCTCAACTACGTGGGGGACTCGATAATAGGCGAGAACAGCAACCTCGGGGCCGGAACGATAACGGCCAACCTGAGGCACGACAACGGGCACGTTAGGGTGGAGATAAAGGGTCGTCTCGAGGATTCGGGAAGGAGAAAGCTCGGTGCGATAATAGGGCACAACGTGAAGGTTGGAATAAACGTCACCATCTACCCGGGCAGGAAGATAGGGAGCAACTCCTTCGTTGGGCCGGGGGTGGTGGTTGATAGGAACGTCCCGCCCAACAGCCTCGTCGTCGTCAGGCAGGAGAAAGAGGTGGTGGAGAGATGA
- a CDS encoding DUF835 domain-containing protein, with protein sequence MTWEGILPYLNFFSRWALFLAVAYKAYREREKSWALLAFAFFINALDIEKYLLTPLGLTVNREAYDVASKVSNFFVAVLAVWGALHLKYSTSKLRHTLYLGTFAVASYVWLFLLATDFFGDSFALKASFPSLAFGGALIYVGYILRGYVIERRSLQELLPWGLILLGALNLTYPVGRPIEWYSEFAFSLAAVARLMAALGALQFVLLPSPPLQQSISSVDMGTFLFTNEEAFKRKFPDEFRKGHTVVLTRKGPDWINSNVGRYGVAFWLTRVKEGRIGDNIIAISPTKIDILVDLVEKELERGFRVVYLDAFEYLMVEDGFDVAVKFLLSLKDRVLAHEGRFVVVMSMDALDEKQRAIIKREFEVVEEA encoded by the coding sequence ATGACGTGGGAGGGCATACTCCCCTACCTCAACTTTTTCTCACGGTGGGCCCTCTTCCTGGCCGTGGCCTACAAGGCCTACAGGGAGAGGGAGAAGAGCTGGGCGCTTCTGGCGTTCGCGTTCTTCATAAACGCCCTCGACATTGAGAAGTATCTCCTCACCCCCCTCGGCCTGACGGTCAACAGGGAGGCCTACGACGTGGCGTCCAAGGTTTCAAACTTCTTCGTGGCGGTTCTGGCTGTGTGGGGGGCCCTGCACCTGAAGTACAGTACATCCAAGTTGAGGCACACCCTGTACCTCGGCACCTTCGCGGTTGCCTCCTACGTGTGGCTTTTCCTCCTCGCGACGGACTTCTTCGGGGACAGCTTCGCGCTGAAGGCGTCCTTCCCATCACTGGCCTTTGGGGGGGCGCTCATCTACGTGGGTTACATCCTCAGGGGCTACGTGATAGAGAGGCGCAGCCTCCAGGAGCTCCTCCCCTGGGGATTAATCCTCCTCGGGGCGCTCAACCTGACTTACCCCGTTGGGAGGCCTATTGAGTGGTACTCCGAGTTCGCCTTCTCTCTCGCCGCGGTGGCGCGCTTGATGGCCGCCTTGGGGGCCCTGCAGTTTGTCCTTCTCCCTTCACCGCCCCTCCAGCAGAGCATTTCCTCCGTGGACATGGGAACGTTCCTCTTCACGAACGAGGAGGCCTTCAAGAGAAAATTCCCGGATGAGTTTAGAAAGGGCCATACGGTGGTTCTGACGAGGAAGGGGCCCGACTGGATAAATTCTAACGTCGGCCGCTACGGTGTGGCATTCTGGCTCACGAGGGTAAAGGAGGGAAGGATAGGGGACAACATAATCGCCATCTCCCCCACGAAGATAGACATCCTCGTTGACCTCGTTGAGAAGGAGCTCGAAAGGGGCTTCAGAGTGGTTTACCTCGATGCCTTCGAATATCTCATGGTGGAGGACGGTTTTGACGTGGCCGTGAAATTCCTGCTCTCCCTTAAGGACCGCGTCCTGGCGCACGAGGGTCGGTTCGTGGTTGTCATGAGCATGGATGCCCTCGACGAGAAGCAGAGGGCAATAATAAAAAGGGAGTTCGAGGTCGTGGAGGAGGCCTAA
- the hypD gene encoding hydrogenase formation protein HypD, whose protein sequence is MLDLKVFEDRALAERILSAIKKEAERIGREVRLMHVCGTHEDTVTRSGIRSLLPENVKIFSGPGCPVCITPAEDIAAMMGIMRLAREEGEEITLTTFGDMYKIPTAIGSFADLKGEGFDVRIVYSIYDAYKMALNEGKLVVHFSPGFETTTAPAAGILKEAVEKEVENFKIYSVHRLTPPAVKALIKQGTVFHGLIDPGHVSTIVGVRGWEPITEEYGVPQVIAGFEPVDFLMGILMLLRQIRKGEAKVENEYTRVVKYEGNVEARETIEWLFEVRDSKWRALGTIPESGLELRKEFRDFEIRSLYNVKPPKLPDLEKGCRCGAVLRGLALPTECPLFGKECTPRHPVGPCMVSYEGTCQIFYKYGALF, encoded by the coding sequence ATGCTAGACCTCAAGGTGTTTGAAGACAGAGCCCTTGCGGAGAGAATACTCTCGGCGATAAAAAAGGAAGCGGAGCGAATTGGGCGTGAAGTAAGGCTTATGCACGTGTGCGGAACCCACGAGGACACCGTGACGCGCTCGGGAATACGCTCCCTCCTCCCCGAGAACGTTAAAATCTTCAGCGGACCAGGGTGTCCAGTCTGCATAACCCCCGCCGAGGATATAGCTGCCATGATGGGGATAATGAGGCTCGCGAGGGAGGAGGGGGAGGAGATAACCCTGACGACATTCGGGGACATGTACAAAATCCCAACGGCGATAGGGAGCTTCGCAGACCTCAAAGGGGAAGGCTTCGACGTTAGAATCGTTTACTCCATTTACGACGCCTACAAGATGGCCCTCAACGAGGGGAAGCTCGTCGTCCACTTCTCGCCGGGCTTCGAGACCACCACAGCCCCCGCAGCCGGAATACTCAAAGAGGCCGTCGAGAAAGAGGTGGAGAACTTCAAGATTTACTCCGTGCACCGCCTTACTCCCCCGGCCGTTAAAGCCCTGATAAAGCAGGGAACTGTCTTCCACGGCCTCATAGATCCGGGCCACGTTTCCACCATAGTGGGCGTCAGGGGTTGGGAGCCCATAACCGAGGAGTACGGGGTTCCCCAGGTGATAGCGGGCTTTGAACCCGTGGACTTCCTCATGGGCATCCTCATGCTCCTCAGACAGATAAGGAAGGGCGAAGCCAAAGTGGAGAACGAGTACACGAGGGTGGTCAAGTACGAGGGAAACGTTGAGGCGAGGGAGACCATAGAGTGGCTCTTCGAGGTGAGGGATTCGAAGTGGCGCGCCCTCGGCACAATCCCGGAGAGCGGTCTGGAGCTTCGGAAGGAGTTCAGGGACTTCGAGATAAGGAGCCTCTACAATGTCAAACCCCCGAAGCTGCCCGACCTCGAGAAGGGCTGCCGCTGCGGCGCCGTGCTGAGGGGGCTGGCGTTGCCTACGGAGTGCCCGCTCTTCGGGAAGGAGTGCACGCCTAGGCACCCAGTGGGGCCGTGTATGGTGTCCTACGAGGGCACGTGCCAGATATTCTACAAGTACGGGGCCCTCTTTTAG
- a CDS encoding HypC/HybG/HupF family hydrogenase formation chaperone: MCLAVPAKVLEINGNVAIVDFGGVKREARTDFIKDLRVGDYVIVHTGFAIEKLDEKAALESLKAWEEVMKALEE; encoded by the coding sequence ATGTGCCTTGCCGTTCCAGCTAAGGTTCTCGAGATTAATGGTAACGTCGCGATAGTTGACTTCGGGGGCGTGAAGAGGGAAGCCAGAACGGACTTCATAAAAGACCTTAGGGTTGGAGACTACGTTATAGTCCATACGGGCTTCGCCATAGAGAAGCTCGATGAGAAGGCCGCTCTGGAGAGCCTCAAGGCGTGGGAAGAAGTGATGAAAGCCCTGGAGGAGTGA
- a CDS encoding CBS domain-containing protein has protein sequence MVGILVEEVMTDRFSRIDIEAPLSEAIGIFEKEDPDLIVVFEGKTYKGILTQDLIIRSHLKWDPTKAKVRDVYKPAGILNPKDDLSRAAKLMLEIDSRSLPVGESKKEIIGVISDVEILRRLAKEEFGKKKVEELMTKEVITLGPDDTVAKALATMRDNAISRIPVVDEEGKLLGLVTLHDLIIRFMKPRFKAQFGEVAGEKIPPFSTQLREVMIRGVITIGPEASIKEAVGSLVENDIDGLVVVDGENRVVGILTTKDLLLPISKMTEKEVHFYLQLGGDAHVLSDFTRERIIADVRKFVDGYEDALGNEGIIYLTIRRFPEKFRGVHLYQARMRVVTDRGSYVATGETWGAIQAVHDAIRAIERQILQKVELQKSVKYTKRFIEHLGL, from the coding sequence ATGGTCGGTATTCTCGTGGAAGAAGTAATGACCGACAGGTTCTCAAGGATTGACATCGAAGCGCCCCTTTCTGAAGCCATCGGCATCTTTGAAAAGGAAGACCCGGATTTGATAGTTGTTTTTGAGGGCAAGACGTACAAGGGAATTCTGACGCAGGACTTGATAATTCGCTCCCACCTCAAGTGGGACCCAACCAAGGCTAAGGTTAGGGACGTCTACAAGCCAGCCGGAATTTTGAACCCCAAGGACGACCTTAGCAGGGCTGCAAAGCTGATGCTCGAGATAGACTCACGCTCCCTCCCTGTTGGAGAGAGCAAAAAGGAGATAATTGGTGTAATAAGCGATGTTGAGATTCTGAGGCGTCTCGCAAAGGAGGAGTTTGGAAAGAAGAAGGTTGAGGAACTCATGACGAAGGAGGTCATAACCCTCGGGCCCGACGACACCGTGGCCAAGGCCCTCGCCACGATGAGGGACAACGCCATATCGAGGATACCCGTGGTTGACGAAGAGGGTAAGCTCCTCGGTCTGGTTACCCTCCACGACCTCATAATACGCTTCATGAAGCCCCGCTTCAAGGCCCAGTTCGGAGAGGTCGCGGGGGAGAAGATACCTCCCTTCTCAACCCAGCTGAGGGAGGTTATGATAAGGGGCGTCATAACGATAGGCCCCGAGGCAAGCATAAAGGAGGCCGTTGGTAGCCTCGTGGAGAACGATATAGACGGCCTCGTCGTGGTTGATGGAGAAAACAGGGTGGTGGGAATACTCACGACGAAGGACCTTCTCCTGCCCATCTCAAAGATGACGGAGAAGGAGGTTCACTTCTACCTCCAGCTCGGAGGGGATGCCCACGTCCTCAGCGACTTCACGAGGGAGCGCATAATCGCGGACGTCAGGAAGTTCGTGGACGGCTACGAGGACGCCCTCGGAAACGAGGGTATAATCTACCTCACCATAAGGCGCTTCCCCGAGAAGTTCAGGGGAGTGCACCTCTACCAGGCGAGGATGAGGGTCGTTACCGACAGGGGAAGCTACGTGGCCACCGGCGAAACGTGGGGAGCCATCCAGGCAGTCCACGACGCCATAAGGGCCATTGAAAGGCAGATACTCCAGAAGGTGGAGCTCCAGAAGAGCGTTAAGTACACGAAGAGGTTTATAGAGCACCTGGGCCTCTGA